A segment of the Candidatus Hydrogenedentota bacterium genome:
GTTGATCCCGGAGGATGGACGGGAAGGAATGCGGTCTGTCGTGTTTAGCGCATTTCCTGGCCGCCGGTGACGTTAATCGCCTGCCCCGTCATATAGGCTGCGCCGTCTCCGGCGAGGAACAGGACCACGCGCGTCACGTCCTCGTATTCACAGGGGCGTTTCATGGGCACCTGATCAATATACTTCTGCCGTACCGCCGCCTCCGTGATCCCTTGATTTTGGGCATATTGTTTAAAAAGGCTTTCTGTCCACAGGGGTGAGTTCAATAAATTGCCGGGGCAAATGGCGTTTACACGGATCCCCCGGTCTGCGAATTCGAGGGCGAGACTTTGCGTAAGACCAATACCGCCAAATTTTGCCGTCGCGTAGGCGGCATTCTTAAAACTGCCCTTTTTCCCCGATTTCGAGTTGATCTGGATAATGGAGCCGCCGCCGCCCCCGGTCAGCATGACGCGGGCTGCCTCACGGGCGCACCAGAAATAACCTGTCAGATCCACTTCAATGACCTTACGCCAGGCTGCAGGATCCAGGGTAATGGAATCACCGGAAATGAGTATTCCCGCATTACAGACCATAATATCCAGCCCGCCCATGATGCTGCAGGCTGCGTCGACAGCGGCGCGTACTGCCTCGGCATCGGTGACATCTACCCTTCTGGCATGTACCGCTTGCCCGGTACTGTCGCAGAGCGCCTTCGCCGTTGCGTGCGCCGCCTCCTCGTTGAGATCCCAAAGCGCCACCGTACAGCCCGCTTCCGCCAGGGCTTGGCAGATGGCGGCGCCCAGTCCTTGTGCTCCTCCCGTCACAATGGCTTTCTTAAGGCTCAGTTCATTTGTTGACGTGTTGCTCATGGTCTCTTCCTTATGGCTGTTCCTGTGCTTTGTTTTGGGTTTCGTTGCATGTCATAGAAAAGCCGCCGACTCAGGATTGAGCCGGCGGCTGAAATTCACCGTTAGAAGGCCTTAGGCCTTGTCGTTCTTATTTGCGTCGCCGCAGGGCACGGGCGCCGCCCAGTGCGGAAGCCAGCGCGAGGATACTGAGACCGATCACACCAGCGGCCGGTACGCCAGTGTCTTTACCCAGCTTAGCGGGGCCGACGACGATCGTGGTGTAGTCATCGGAGACTTCAACACGGTACTCACCGTCCATGGCGGAGGCATAGGGTGCCAGTTTCAGTGCCGCAGTGCCGGCGCCGT
Coding sequences within it:
- the srlD gene encoding sorbitol-6-phosphate dehydrogenase — encoded protein: MSNTSTNELSLKKAIVTGGAQGLGAAICQALAEAGCTVALWDLNEEAAHATAKALCDSTGQAVHARRVDVTDAEAVRAAVDAACSIMGGLDIMVCNAGILISGDSITLDPAAWRKVIEVDLTGYFWCAREAARVMLTGGGGGSIIQINSKSGKKGSFKNAAYATAKFGGIGLTQSLALEFADRGIRVNAICPGNLLNSPLWTESLFKQYAQNQGITEAAVRQKYIDQVPMKRPCEYEDVTRVVLFLAGDGAAYMTGQAINVTGGQEMR